A genomic region of Runella rosea contains the following coding sequences:
- a CDS encoding glycoside hydrolase family 32 protein: protein MKKIAPCLFFLLFSVACFAQNKPHDYRPKYHYTAPKNWVNDPNGMVYLDGEYHLFYQYNPFGNVWGHMSWGHAVSKDLKNWETLPVALPEFDNADGTQTMIFSGCAVIDSMNTSGFFEKGFTKGMVAIFTSHIEGKAQHQSIAYSADKGRTWKRYDKNPVLDLGMKDFRDPNVIWYPEKQVWIMTVVKPLEYIAQFYESKDLKKWTLLSEFGKQGDMTKIWECPSLTKVPVEGSTETKWVLMISSGHRQKDYLAMQYFVGDFDGKTFTPQKQNEILYVDEGKDFYAAIPFNNLPKSHAKPIMIGWINDWEYAREIPTGDTWRGGFSVAREFSLKKTTDGLRLVQQPIIQLKNAQKAAFSVKNKVVDGTYEVPFKGEVFDLTLEIQPQEAKVVTLNVFQSQGEATAIRYDANTQELSLDRTRSGQVNFHPRFSSVERVKVPLKDGKLKIRLLADKSILELFAQDGEHALTEWIFPTKNEGGITLTSEGGKAKITTLSVHTVR from the coding sequence ATGAAAAAAATAGCGCCTTGTTTGTTTTTTCTCCTTTTCTCAGTGGCTTGTTTTGCACAAAACAAGCCCCACGATTATCGTCCGAAGTACCACTATACCGCGCCAAAAAATTGGGTGAATGACCCTAATGGAATGGTATATCTTGACGGCGAATACCATTTGTTTTACCAATACAACCCTTTCGGGAATGTATGGGGGCACATGAGCTGGGGCCACGCTGTGAGCAAAGACCTCAAAAACTGGGAAACGCTCCCCGTGGCCCTGCCTGAGTTTGACAACGCCGACGGAACCCAAACCATGATTTTTTCGGGTTGTGCCGTCATCGACAGCATGAATACCTCTGGCTTCTTTGAAAAAGGCTTTACCAAAGGAATGGTGGCGATTTTTACGTCGCACATTGAAGGCAAAGCCCAGCACCAGAGTATCGCGTACAGCGCCGATAAAGGCAGAACCTGGAAGCGTTACGACAAAAACCCCGTGTTGGACTTAGGCATGAAAGACTTCCGCGACCCCAACGTGATTTGGTATCCCGAAAAACAGGTTTGGATTATGACTGTCGTAAAACCATTGGAATACATCGCCCAATTTTATGAATCCAAAGACCTGAAAAAGTGGACGTTACTGAGTGAATTCGGCAAGCAGGGAGACATGACCAAAATCTGGGAATGCCCCTCCCTGACCAAAGTGCCCGTGGAAGGTTCCACAGAAACCAAGTGGGTATTGATGATTTCGAGCGGGCACCGTCAAAAGGACTATCTGGCCATGCAGTATTTTGTGGGTGATTTTGACGGAAAAACCTTCACGCCCCAAAAACAGAATGAAATCTTATATGTGGACGAAGGCAAAGATTTTTACGCAGCTATTCCCTTCAATAATTTGCCAAAATCGCACGCCAAACCCATTATGATTGGTTGGATAAACGATTGGGAATACGCCCGTGAAATCCCCACTGGTGACACATGGCGGGGAGGGTTTTCAGTGGCTCGGGAGTTTTCACTGAAAAAAACAACCGATGGACTCCGACTCGTTCAGCAGCCCATTATTCAACTTAAAAATGCACAAAAAGCCGCATTCAGTGTAAAAAACAAGGTTGTTGACGGCACGTATGAAGTGCCGTTCAAAGGCGAAGTATTTGATTTAACACTGGAAATTCAGCCGCAAGAGGCCAAGGTGGTTACGCTCAATGTCTTCCAAAGCCAAGGCGAAGCTACAGCCATTCGCTACGATGCCAACACGCAGGAATTATCCCTCGACCGAACTCGTTCGGGACAGGTAAATTTTCACCCGCGCTTTTCGAGTGTGGAGCGCGTGAAAGTGCCATTGAAAGATGGAAAGCTTAAAATCAGGCTATTAGCCGACAAGTCAATCCTTGAATTATTTGCACAGGACGGCGAGCACGCCCTGACCGAATGGATTTTCCCTACAAAAAACGAAGGCGGAATCACGTTGACTTCGGAAGGTGGAAAGGCGAAGATAACGACCCTTTCGGTTCATACTGTTCGTTAA
- a CDS encoding RNA polymerase sigma-70 factor yields the protein MEQAYNEPYEERNPKPLGTPSIPLNPAHPPLKTAFELDDELFIRKTLETNLRLGVELLYKRYYQPMCTHAVKFVGSREIAEDLVSEIFFQFYTNKTFLEIDSSYRLYLFRTVRNRAYNHLRWDLSRKADIGEAAQKSILDEQQPDQISQFEELYHDVEEAVNKLPLERRRIYLMQKFEGKKYREIADELNLSVKTVDVQLTRANQYIRNLLKDKWLLSLFAFLTGLFH from the coding sequence ATGGAGCAGGCGTACAACGAACCTTACGAAGAGCGAAACCCAAAACCCTTGGGTACTCCTTCCATTCCGCTTAACCCAGCCCACCCACCTCTCAAAACCGCTTTTGAGTTGGATGATGAGTTGTTTATCCGCAAAACGCTGGAAACCAATCTGCGGCTTGGGGTGGAGTTGCTGTACAAACGCTATTACCAACCAATGTGTACGCACGCGGTGAAGTTTGTCGGCTCACGCGAAATTGCCGAGGACTTGGTTTCTGAGATTTTCTTTCAGTTTTATACCAATAAGACTTTTCTGGAAATCGATTCTTCGTACCGTCTGTATTTGTTTCGGACGGTGCGAAATCGTGCGTATAACCATCTTCGTTGGGATTTGAGCCGCAAAGCCGACATCGGCGAAGCTGCCCAAAAATCTATCCTCGACGAGCAGCAACCCGACCAAATCAGTCAGTTTGAGGAATTATACCACGACGTCGAAGAGGCCGTCAACAAGCTACCTCTCGAACGGCGGCGGATTTACCTCATGCAAAAATTTGAAGGTAAAAAGTACCGCGAAATCGCCGACGAACTCAATCTATCCGTCAAGACTGTCGATGTACAGCTCACCCGCGCCAACCAGTATATTCGAAATCTTTTGAAAGACAAGTGGTTGCTGTCACTGTTCGCCTTCCTTACGGGGCTTTTTCACTGA
- a CDS encoding FecR family protein yields the protein MNAEINKEFIFSYLSGKTSALQKQMVDEWVKQPANEELFYKWLVEYEYQRPQYLTNLPEAIERFHAYADQFDQNPSLVFPTEETPLPTQRYFGLWMLAACLIGGVLVGSWVFRNNIMYQTHTTAFGETKSLELSDQTKVTLNANSSLRVPRFGFGTQTREVLLTGEANFDVTHTPDHQKFIVKTNKGFEVVVLGTVFTVYSRQQTAKVVLNKGKVQLRYREGQTQKQVIMKPGDLVTLDQRNHLQQEVTPQPEKYAAWKDHRFVFDDTTLEEFAKIMDENYGIQVIIKDETLSKRTLVGSFRAENADELLGIVSEIFNIKIVKTGNTVILTDNQ from the coding sequence ATGAACGCAGAAATCAACAAAGAATTCATATTCAGCTATTTGTCAGGAAAAACATCCGCTTTACAAAAACAAATGGTTGATGAGTGGGTCAAACAACCCGCCAATGAAGAGCTGTTTTATAAGTGGTTGGTCGAATACGAATATCAACGTCCGCAATATTTGACGAACTTGCCCGAAGCCATTGAGCGGTTTCATGCCTACGCCGACCAATTTGACCAAAATCCGTCCCTTGTTTTTCCTACGGAAGAAACCCCGCTTCCTACCCAGCGATATTTCGGGCTGTGGATGCTGGCGGCCTGTCTGATTGGAGGGGTGTTGGTGGGAAGTTGGGTGTTCAGAAATAATATCATGTATCAAACCCACACCACGGCGTTTGGTGAAACCAAATCACTAGAGCTCAGCGATCAGACCAAAGTGACGCTCAACGCAAATTCGTCCCTGCGTGTACCGCGTTTTGGTTTTGGGACCCAAACCCGCGAAGTATTATTGACGGGAGAAGCCAATTTTGACGTAACACATACACCTGACCATCAGAAATTTATCGTCAAAACTAACAAAGGGTTTGAAGTTGTGGTGCTGGGTACGGTGTTTACCGTGTATTCGCGTCAGCAAACCGCTAAAGTGGTACTCAACAAGGGCAAAGTGCAGTTGCGCTACCGCGAAGGCCAAACCCAAAAGCAGGTCATTATGAAACCCGGCGACTTGGTGACGCTCGACCAACGCAATCACCTTCAACAGGAGGTAACCCCACAACCCGAAAAATACGCTGCTTGGAAAGACCATCGCTTTGTATTTGATGATACCACGCTGGAGGAGTTTGCCAAAATAATGGATGAAAACTACGGGATTCAGGTCATTATCAAAGATGAAACCCTTTCAAAACGCACCCTCGTCGGTTCTTTTCGCGCCGAAAACGCGGACGAATTACTCGGTATTGTCTCCGAAATTTTCAATATCAAAATTGTAAAAACGGGTAACACCGTGATTCTAACTGATAACCAATAG
- a CDS encoding SusC/RagA family TonB-linked outer membrane protein has protein sequence MKKSLQKSCGMGVMLLALSLSGHPIWAQTYARAYELPQKSEAAAPTMLKLREVLKDLKSRYQVDILFEGGLVEGITVSSDVVNLNANLEQNLDRILRTSGLSYKKVKNGSYVILETKKSPKTAEADARFQESVSPEQPAEKPITSEIPQVKSVEKAEVMAQTVKGKVTDEKGAGLPGVSVLIKGTQRGTTTNAEGAFQLEVPETSSILVFSYVGYESKEIAVGNQTNITVSLAPESKSLGEVVVTALGIKKQAKSIGYATATVGTEEMTVNRTANFMNALQGKMAGVNITSLGSGPAGTSKIRIRGQSSFGGNNSPLIVVNGVPIDNTNNGARGDVSEKGSNRTSDGGDGLSSINPDDIETMTVLKGAAASALYGSRAKDGVIMITTKTRGTGSGISLSYNSNFTSETPLDYTDYQYEYGQGENGVRPTAPFPTSGQWSFGEKFQPGMTHILFDNITVPYEPQRNQISKFYQKGYTWTNTLTLSSGNENGGFSLSVSNLDNRTILRNSGYDRRTINLGFTQTLKKLTVSGNVNYSNEYRKNPPNIAEQDYSPVIIFNMANSMPLDLLEKYASDANGNETVWSRFTNRTNPYFALKRFDNIRNDRVFGNLTARYNFTNWLFLQGRVGQDYYSREQDYNLPTGTQRQPAAPAGFVNGQYVQDARNVRELNADFLLGANKTFGTVGVNVNVGGNQMYRRISRHNVFVQDFYTRDLYTIGNSRQRDATYEFSERQVNSLYASAEVSFKDYLFLNGTVRNDWFSTLSPANRSILYPSVTASFVFSQAFATSLPSWINFGKIRAAYAEVGSDTDVSPYANNLFYGINPQQFPSPSGVAQPLGSISGSTVPNANLRPMRVSEKEFGLELKLFNNLIGLDFTYYDKLSSDQILRAQTSNAGGYLNQLINVGQSRNQGLEMLVNLNPIRRQDFSWNFIFNAAYNKTKVLDLGSGVSDNMITVGTGDFTGELRQVVGQPMGQLFGFGYLRDAQGRQVFDAGNGRPLRTPTQIAFGSALPLWVGGFTNSLTYRGVSLSFLIDFKLGHKMISGTNHNAWRHGLHKATLVGRAENFVIGDGVNPNGEVNKTKSGVQAYYETVRSQNIAEEFVYNAGLWQLRQITIGYDFTKFLPRAIPFIKGLRLNAVANNVAVLKKWVPNIHPEQFGFPSDNLIGLEATGLPVTRSIGFNLNVKF, from the coding sequence ATGAAAAAAAGCCTACAAAAATCCTGTGGGATGGGTGTCATGCTCCTAGCCTTGTCGCTGAGTGGGCATCCTATTTGGGCGCAAACCTACGCCCGTGCCTATGAGCTGCCTCAAAAATCAGAGGCCGCCGCGCCCACCATGCTGAAGTTGAGGGAGGTACTCAAAGACCTCAAAAGTCGCTATCAAGTCGATATTTTGTTTGAGGGTGGCCTGGTAGAAGGCATTACCGTTTCTTCTGATGTCGTCAATTTGAACGCAAATCTGGAACAAAATCTGGACCGTATTTTACGTACATCAGGCCTGAGTTATAAGAAAGTCAAAAACGGTTCCTACGTTATTTTGGAAACCAAAAAATCTCCTAAAACGGCGGAAGCTGACGCCCGATTTCAGGAGAGTGTCAGTCCCGAACAACCCGCCGAAAAACCCATAACGAGCGAAATACCGCAAGTAAAGAGTGTGGAAAAGGCGGAGGTAATGGCACAAACCGTCAAAGGAAAAGTCACCGATGAAAAAGGCGCAGGGCTGCCCGGCGTGAGCGTGTTGATTAAAGGCACACAACGAGGCACTACCACCAATGCAGAGGGCGCTTTTCAGTTGGAAGTACCCGAAACTTCTTCCATCTTAGTTTTCAGCTACGTAGGCTATGAAAGTAAAGAAATCGCCGTTGGCAATCAGACCAACATCACCGTTTCATTGGCCCCCGAAAGCAAGTCTTTGGGCGAAGTCGTCGTGACGGCCTTAGGAATTAAAAAACAGGCCAAAAGTATCGGTTACGCCACCGCCACGGTAGGTACGGAAGAAATGACCGTGAACCGCACCGCCAATTTTATGAATGCCTTGCAGGGAAAAATGGCGGGGGTAAACATCACGTCGTTGGGCTCTGGTCCGGCAGGAACGAGTAAAATCCGTATTCGCGGGCAATCTTCGTTTGGCGGCAACAACTCTCCCCTGATCGTGGTCAATGGCGTGCCGATTGACAACACCAACAACGGTGCCCGGGGCGACGTTTCCGAAAAAGGAAGCAACCGGACCTCCGACGGTGGCGACGGATTGAGCAGCATCAACCCCGACGACATCGAGACCATGACGGTCTTGAAAGGTGCAGCCGCGTCAGCCCTTTACGGGTCGCGGGCCAAAGACGGTGTTATCATGATTACCACCAAAACACGCGGTACAGGTTCGGGGATTTCGCTGAGCTACAATTCTAATTTTACTTCCGAAACTCCGTTAGATTACACTGATTATCAATACGAATACGGACAAGGCGAAAACGGCGTTCGCCCCACGGCTCCCTTCCCAACCTCTGGGCAATGGAGTTTTGGTGAGAAGTTTCAGCCCGGTATGACCCATATTCTTTTTGACAACATCACCGTACCCTACGAGCCGCAACGGAATCAAATCTCAAAGTTTTATCAAAAAGGTTATACTTGGACCAACACCCTCACGCTGTCTTCGGGCAACGAAAACGGGGGCTTCAGTCTTTCGGTTTCCAACTTAGACAACCGTACCATTTTGCGCAACTCTGGCTACGACCGCCGAACCATCAATTTGGGCTTTACGCAAACGCTGAAAAAACTGACCGTTTCGGGCAACGTTAACTACTCCAATGAGTACCGCAAAAATCCGCCAAACATTGCCGAGCAGGATTACAGCCCAGTGATTATCTTCAACATGGCCAATTCGATGCCATTGGATTTATTGGAAAAATACGCCTCTGATGCCAACGGAAACGAGACCGTGTGGTCGCGCTTTACCAACCGAACCAACCCTTATTTTGCCCTCAAACGTTTTGATAATATCCGCAACGACCGCGTATTCGGCAACCTGACAGCCCGCTATAACTTCACCAATTGGCTGTTTTTGCAGGGGCGGGTCGGTCAGGATTACTATTCTCGCGAACAGGATTATAACTTGCCCACTGGCACCCAACGCCAACCCGCCGCTCCCGCCGGATTTGTGAACGGCCAATACGTCCAAGACGCCCGCAACGTGCGCGAACTCAACGCTGACTTCTTGTTGGGAGCCAATAAAACTTTTGGTACAGTGGGGGTAAACGTAAACGTGGGTGGCAACCAAATGTACCGTCGCATCAGCCGCCACAACGTATTTGTGCAGGATTTTTACACCCGCGACCTGTACACCATTGGCAACAGCCGCCAACGCGACGCTACCTATGAGTTCTCAGAACGTCAGGTAAATTCATTGTATGCGTCGGCGGAAGTTTCGTTCAAAGACTATTTATTCTTAAACGGAACCGTCAGAAACGACTGGTTTTCAACTTTATCGCCCGCCAATCGCAGTATTTTGTATCCTTCCGTTACGGCAAGTTTTGTGTTTTCGCAGGCATTTGCTACCTCTTTACCCTCTTGGATTAATTTCGGAAAAATTCGGGCTGCCTACGCTGAAGTGGGAAGCGACACTGACGTATCGCCGTATGCCAACAACCTTTTTTACGGCATCAATCCCCAACAGTTTCCGTCGCCAAGCGGTGTAGCTCAACCTTTGGGAAGCATCAGCGGGTCCACTGTTCCGAATGCCAATCTACGCCCAATGCGGGTTTCTGAGAAAGAGTTTGGATTGGAGTTGAAGCTGTTTAACAACCTGATTGGATTGGATTTTACGTACTATGACAAATTATCTTCTGACCAAATCCTTCGCGCTCAAACCTCCAACGCGGGCGGCTACCTCAATCAATTAATCAACGTTGGCCAAAGCCGTAATCAAGGTTTGGAAATGTTGGTTAATCTAAACCCCATCAGACGTCAAGATTTCAGTTGGAACTTCATTTTTAACGCGGCTTACAATAAAACAAAAGTGCTCGATTTGGGCAGTGGCGTGAGCGACAACATGATTACCGTCGGCACGGGTGACTTTACGGGCGAACTGCGCCAAGTAGTAGGCCAGCCCATGGGTCAATTGTTTGGATTTGGCTACCTCCGCGACGCCCAAGGCCGTCAGGTATTTGATGCTGGCAACGGCCGTCCGTTGCGTACGCCAACCCAGATTGCGTTTGGCAGTGCGTTGCCGCTGTGGGTGGGCGGATTCACCAATAGCCTCACCTACAGAGGTGTAAGCCTTTCATTCTTGATTGATTTTAAATTGGGCCATAAGATGATTTCGGGCACCAACCACAACGCGTGGCGGCACGGATTGCACAAAGCGACGTTGGTGGGAAGGGCCGAAAACTTCGTCATCGGCGACGGTGTCAACCCCAACGGAGAGGTAAACAAAACCAAGTCAGGTGTGCAGGCTTATTATGAAACGGTACGTTCTCAAAACATCGCCGAAGAGTTTGTGTACAACGCAGGCCTGTGGCAATTGCGCCAAATCACCATTGGTTACGATTTTACCAAGTTTCTCCCCAGAGCCATTCCGTTTATCAAAGGACTTCGGCTCAATGCCGTCGCCAACAACGTGGCCGTACTCAAAAAATGGGTTCCCAATATCCACCCCGAACAATTCGGTTTTCCTTCCGATAACCTGATTGGACTAGAAGCCACAGGATTGCCCGTTACGCGCAGTATCGGATTTAATCTGAATGTTAAATTTTAA
- a CDS encoding SusD/RagB family nutrient-binding outer membrane lipoprotein, giving the protein MKKIRIYLPIIACCFLASCDKGFDEMNVNPIALTAVDPGYQLNTAIVNTAPGYGNLSYETTIVKQMITPFSGQGSAANFNQDNRGVASGNWNTYYQTNIKELTDVVAKTKDLPARSNLYNMARIWKAYSFMLLTDTYGDIPYTQAGKNYLEGIATPVYDTQESIYTDILSELDAASAGLDASKAKVASDVLYDGDVTKWKRLGYSLLLRAAMRLSKVNPTKAAEYVAKAVAGGVMQANADNAIIRHNANFTNPVGSQLNGGQSAFFYLAEDFVTFLSKNNDPRLASIAVRYVGATSGAQQVESRANRTPGVQIGAPLGYDNTTISAAVTVNKLASLWDYSQLDRTRMAGLAAPSFLVTYAQTQLLLAEAAFRKWTTGDPAVLYANGIRAHMQQFASYGTSTAIADAAITAYVQANPLAVGKELEQINTQYWVASFLIGPETWANFRRSGYPVLTPNPYPGSDLKTEPFIRRLTYTDAELNVNKTNVEQAISRQGPNLLDTRIWWDKK; this is encoded by the coding sequence ATGAAAAAAATACGTATTTATCTCCCAATAATCGCCTGTTGCTTTCTGGCTTCCTGCGATAAAGGATTTGACGAAATGAACGTCAACCCTATTGCCTTAACCGCCGTTGACCCTGGCTATCAGCTCAACACTGCCATCGTCAACACTGCGCCAGGCTACGGCAATTTGAGTTACGAAACCACCATCGTCAAGCAAATGATTACGCCTTTCAGCGGTCAGGGTTCGGCGGCAAACTTCAATCAGGACAATCGAGGCGTAGCCTCTGGCAACTGGAATACCTACTATCAGACCAATATCAAGGAACTGACCGATGTGGTAGCCAAAACCAAAGACCTCCCTGCGCGTTCCAATCTTTACAACATGGCCCGCATCTGGAAAGCCTATTCCTTCATGCTATTGACCGATACCTACGGCGACATTCCCTATACACAGGCAGGGAAAAACTATCTGGAAGGTATTGCCACTCCCGTTTATGACACGCAGGAGTCAATCTATACCGATATTTTGAGTGAGTTAGATGCTGCTTCGGCTGGCTTGGATGCCTCCAAAGCAAAAGTAGCCAGTGATGTGTTGTACGACGGCGATGTGACCAAATGGAAACGCCTAGGCTATTCGCTGTTGCTGCGCGCGGCCATGCGCCTTTCTAAAGTTAACCCGACCAAAGCCGCTGAATACGTAGCCAAAGCCGTGGCGGGTGGGGTCATGCAAGCCAATGCCGACAATGCCATCATTCGTCATAACGCCAATTTTACCAACCCTGTGGGTTCGCAGCTCAACGGTGGCCAATCAGCCTTCTTTTATCTGGCCGAAGATTTTGTTACTTTTTTAAGCAAAAACAATGACCCCCGTTTGGCCTCTATTGCCGTTCGGTACGTGGGTGCTACCAGCGGAGCACAACAGGTAGAATCCCGGGCTAATCGCACCCCAGGGGTTCAAATCGGGGCACCATTGGGCTACGACAACACCACCATCAGCGCGGCTGTAACGGTCAACAAATTGGCAAGCCTGTGGGATTATAGCCAACTCGACCGTACCCGCATGGCGGGTTTGGCCGCTCCAAGTTTTCTGGTTACTTACGCCCAAACGCAACTTTTACTGGCCGAAGCCGCTTTTCGGAAATGGACCACGGGCGACCCCGCCGTCTTGTACGCCAACGGTATTCGGGCCCACATGCAACAATTTGCAAGTTATGGCACCAGCACCGCCATCGCCGATGCCGCCATCACGGCTTACGTCCAAGCCAATCCGCTCGCAGTCGGTAAGGAATTGGAGCAAATTAACACCCAATACTGGGTCGCTTCTTTTCTGATTGGTCCCGAAACTTGGGCTAATTTCCGTCGCAGTGGTTACCCAGTTTTGACGCCAAACCCTTATCCCGGTAGCGACCTCAAGACCGAGCCGTTTATTCGCCGCCTCACATACACCGACGCCGAGCTGAACGTAAATAAAACCAATGTAGAACAGGCCATTAGCCGTCAGGGGCCTAATCTTTTAGATACCAGAATATGGTGGGACAAGAAGTAA
- a CDS encoding HpcH/HpaI aldolase family protein, whose amino-acid sequence MKNLKKRLQQGETLNGCWLNLGSPLTAEIVGLSGFDWVLIDLEHGAGTEKDVLAQLQALESTPTVAFVRVESSDSARISRVLDMGAAGVMCPKVNNAIEAKKVINGLHYPPFGNRGVAKMVRATGFGQHFQTYYDASKESLLGIIQIETVEALNHLDEIAALEGVDVLFIGPADLSMELGIFGQFDNLIFIDALQKIILAAQKAGKSTGILFFNPDDYQKYHDMGIRFIACGADATFVADGARAMAKKLAAARATYT is encoded by the coding sequence ATGAAAAATTTAAAAAAACGACTCCAACAAGGAGAAACCCTCAACGGGTGTTGGTTAAATCTTGGAAGCCCACTCACGGCCGAAATCGTAGGACTCTCAGGGTTCGATTGGGTCTTGATTGACTTGGAACACGGTGCTGGTACGGAAAAGGATGTATTAGCGCAGTTACAGGCGCTGGAAAGCACGCCCACCGTCGCCTTTGTGCGCGTCGAAAGCAGTGATTCTGCCCGTATTTCACGGGTGTTGGATATGGGTGCGGCGGGCGTCATGTGTCCCAAAGTAAACAATGCTATCGAGGCAAAAAAGGTAATCAACGGCCTGCATTATCCTCCGTTCGGCAACCGGGGCGTGGCCAAAATGGTCCGAGCAACGGGTTTTGGGCAACATTTCCAGACGTATTACGACGCCTCGAAAGAAAGCCTTTTAGGTATTATCCAAATCGAAACCGTGGAAGCCCTGAACCATTTGGACGAAATCGCCGCGTTGGAAGGGGTCGATGTGCTTTTCATCGGGCCAGCAGACCTTTCGATGGAACTTGGGATTTTCGGTCAGTTCGACAATCTGATTTTCATCGACGCCCTCCAAAAAATCATCCTTGCCGCCCAAAAAGCGGGCAAATCAACGGGTATTCTATTTTTCAATCCCGACGATTACCAAAAATACCACGACATGGGCATCCGTTTCATTGCCTGCGGCGCCGATGCCACCTTTGTGGCCGACGGCGCCCGGGCCATGGCTAAAAAATTGGCGGCTGCCCGGGCAACGTATACCTAG
- a CDS encoding GntP family permease — translation MTDPIFILSVGVLIVVGGIIGLKLHPFLALLLGAFVVALMTPATVIEQFALAKGTAPAAALALSKKGIGERIATEFGNTCAKIGILIAMAAIIGKCMLESGAAERIIRSVLRLTGIDKAPAAFLVSSFFLGIPVFFDTVLFLMIPLAKAMTLRIGKNYLLLVLCIMAGAAMANSLVPPAPGPLFLIGEMHIPIGLMMIAGTIVGLFTITAGYFFALWANKKWPIELRDSLDAKLEDLKSIAAKETKHLPGLGVSLLPVLIPIVFICADTFLSNLFKPGETQSPFLSNLIAVVKFFGDKNIAIVTGGIAALLLLASQKKDNKEGLTPFVQAALMSGGGIILITAAGGAFGGMLQQTGISARIADMTKEYQMALIPMAFFIAAVVRTAQGSATVALITASGILSGMANNANLEFHPVYLGLAIGCGSKLVPWMNDAGFWIICKLSNLTEKEALKTISPLLVVMGLTGLVVIMIGAKLFPLV, via the coding sequence ATGACTGATCCCATTTTCATCCTATCTGTTGGTGTGCTTATCGTAGTCGGTGGCATCATTGGACTCAAATTACACCCCTTTTTGGCGCTTTTGCTCGGGGCTTTCGTGGTGGCGTTGATGACGCCCGCCACTGTTATCGAACAGTTTGCATTGGCCAAAGGCACCGCTCCAGCAGCGGCATTGGCATTATCCAAAAAAGGAATCGGTGAGCGTATTGCCACTGAGTTTGGGAATACCTGCGCCAAAATCGGTATCCTGATTGCCATGGCCGCCATCATTGGCAAATGTATGCTCGAAAGCGGTGCCGCCGAGCGCATCATCCGTTCGGTTTTACGCCTCACGGGCATCGACAAAGCACCCGCCGCGTTTTTGGTGAGCAGTTTCTTTTTGGGTATTCCCGTGTTCTTTGACACCGTTCTTTTCCTGATGATTCCCTTGGCCAAAGCCATGACTTTACGAATTGGCAAAAATTACCTTTTGCTCGTCTTGTGTATTATGGCGGGTGCAGCCATGGCCAATTCGCTGGTACCGCCCGCTCCGGGGCCACTGTTTTTGATTGGTGAGATGCACATTCCGATTGGTTTGATGATGATTGCGGGTACGATTGTCGGGCTATTTACCATTACTGCTGGCTATTTTTTCGCCCTATGGGCCAATAAAAAATGGCCCATTGAACTGCGAGATTCATTGGATGCTAAATTGGAAGACCTCAAATCCATTGCCGCCAAAGAAACCAAACACCTTCCAGGCTTGGGCGTTTCGTTGCTACCAGTGCTGATTCCCATCGTATTTATCTGCGCCGACACCTTCCTGAGTAATCTATTCAAGCCAGGTGAGACACAATCGCCTTTTTTGAGCAACCTCATCGCAGTTGTAAAATTTTTTGGTGATAAAAACATCGCCATCGTCACAGGAGGTATTGCGGCTCTATTGCTGTTGGCTAGCCAAAAGAAAGACAACAAAGAAGGCCTGACGCCTTTTGTGCAGGCGGCTTTGATGAGCGGCGGCGGCATTATTTTGATTACTGCGGCGGGCGGAGCCTTTGGCGGAATGTTGCAGCAAACGGGCATCAGCGCCCGCATTGCCGACATGACCAAAGAGTACCAAATGGCCCTCATTCCGATGGCGTTTTTCATTGCCGCCGTGGTTCGTACGGCCCAAGGCTCGGCTACGGTTGCGCTGATTACCGCGTCGGGAATTTTATCAGGAATGGCCAATAATGCCAATCTGGAATTTCACCCAGTGTACTTGGGTCTAGCCATCGGATGTGGCTCTAAGTTGGTGCCGTGGATGAACGATGCGGGTTTCTGGATTATCTGTAAACTCAGCAATTTGACCGAAAAAGAAGCCTTAAAAACCATTTCTCCACTACTGGTGGTGATGGGATTGACGGGTCTAGTGGTCATCATGATAGGCGCAAAATTGTTTCCTTTGGTCTAA